Proteins from a genomic interval of Pseudomonas asplenii:
- the yidD gene encoding membrane protein insertion efficiency factor YidD: MRKLALVPIQFYRYAISPLMASHCRFYPSCSCYAYEAIENHGLLRGGWLAFRRLGRCHPWNAGGYDPVPPLPTSRSSSMAE, translated from the coding sequence ATGCGTAAACTGGCACTCGTTCCGATCCAGTTTTATCGCTATGCCATCAGTCCCCTGATGGCCAGTCACTGTCGTTTCTACCCCAGTTGTTCCTGCTACGCGTACGAAGCCATCGAAAATCATGGACTTCTGCGCGGTGGCTGGCTGGCCTTTCGTCGTTTAGGTCGCTGTCATCCGTGGAATGCCGGTGGTTATGACCCGGTTCCACCTCTTCCTACCTCCCGTTCTTCTTCGATGGCCGAGTAA
- the yidC gene encoding membrane protein insertase YidC, translating into MDIKRTILIVALAIVTYVGVLKWNQDYGQAALPTQNVASTTVSGLPDNATGSNAAASDDIPRATNDTSVPAEAPLAVSKDLIQIKTDVLELAIDPKGGDVAQLKLPLYPRRQDHPEIPFQLFDNGGERTYLAQSGLIGANGPDANAAGRPLYTSEQKSYQLAPGQDQLVVDLKYSANGVNYIKRFTLKRGLYDVTVSYLIDNESAQPWSGAMFAQLKRDASADPSSSTATGTATYLGAALWTKSEPYKKVSMKDIDKGSLKETVQGGWVAWLQHYFVTAWVPAKGDSNVVTTRKDSQGNYIIGYTGPSMTVAPGQKAETSAILYAGPKSQAVLKQLSPGLELTVDYGILWFIAQPIFWLLQHIHSLLGNWGFSIIVLTMLIKGLFFPLSAASYRSMARMRAVAPKLAALKEQHGDDRQKMSQAMMELYKKEKINPLGGCLPILVQMPVFLSLYWVLLESVEMRQAPFILWITDLSIKDPFFILPIIMGATMFIQQRLNPTPPDPMQAKVMKLMPIIFTFFFLWFPAGLVLYWVVNNCLSIAQQWYITSRIEAASKKAAA; encoded by the coding sequence ATGGATATCAAACGCACGATCCTGATCGTCGCCCTGGCAATCGTGACCTATGTCGGGGTCCTGAAATGGAACCAGGACTACGGTCAGGCTGCCCTGCCGACTCAGAATGTTGCCAGCACCACCGTTTCTGGCTTGCCGGATAACGCAACCGGCAGCAATGCCGCCGCCAGTGATGACATTCCACGAGCTACCAATGACACCAGCGTTCCTGCCGAAGCGCCGCTGGCCGTCAGCAAGGACCTCATCCAGATCAAGACGGATGTGCTCGAACTGGCCATCGATCCGAAAGGCGGTGACGTTGCGCAACTGAAGTTGCCGCTGTACCCACGTCGCCAGGATCATCCGGAAATCCCGTTCCAGCTGTTCGATAACGGTGGTGAGCGTACCTATCTGGCACAGAGTGGCCTGATCGGTGCCAACGGCCCAGACGCCAATGCCGCTGGTCGTCCGTTGTACACCTCCGAACAGAAAAGTTATCAACTGGCCCCTGGTCAGGACCAACTGGTCGTCGACCTGAAGTACAGCGCCAATGGTGTCAACTACATCAAGCGTTTCACCCTGAAACGCGGGCTGTATGACGTCACTGTTTCCTACCTGATCGACAACGAAAGCGCCCAGCCATGGTCGGGTGCGATGTTCGCTCAGCTCAAGCGTGACGCCAGCGCCGATCCTTCTTCCAGCACCGCCACCGGCACCGCGACTTATCTGGGCGCCGCCCTGTGGACAAAGTCCGAGCCGTACAAGAAAGTGTCGATGAAAGATATCGACAAGGGCTCGCTGAAAGAAACCGTCCAGGGTGGCTGGGTTGCGTGGTTGCAACACTACTTCGTTACCGCGTGGGTTCCCGCCAAGGGCGATAGCAATGTCGTGACCACCCGCAAGGACAGCCAAGGCAACTACATCATTGGCTACACCGGCCCTTCGATGACCGTCGCGCCAGGCCAGAAAGCTGAAACCAGCGCAATCCTGTATGCCGGTCCGAAGAGCCAGGCAGTGCTCAAGCAGTTGTCCCCAGGCCTGGAACTGACGGTCGACTACGGCATCCTGTGGTTCATTGCCCAGCCGATCTTCTGGCTGCTGCAACATATCCACAGCCTGCTGGGTAACTGGGGCTTCTCGATCATCGTCCTGACGATGCTGATCAAGGGCCTGTTCTTCCCGCTGTCGGCGGCCAGCTACAGGTCGATGGCACGCATGCGCGCAGTTGCCCCGAAACTGGCGGCACTGAAAGAGCAGCATGGTGATGATCGGCAGAAAATGTCGCAGGCCATGATGGAGCTGTACAAGAAAGAGAAGATCAATCCGCTGGGTGGCTGCTTGCCAATCCTCGTGCAGATGCCGGTTTTCCTCTCGCTGTACTGGGTGTTGCTGGAAAGCGTGGAAATGCGCCAGGCACCGTTCATCCTGTGGATTACCGACCTGTCGATCAAGGATCCGTTCTTCATCCTGCCGATCATCATGGGCGCCACCATGTTCATCCAGCAGCGTCTGAACCCGACTCCGCCGGATCCGATGCAGGCCAAGGTGATGAAGCTGATGCCGATCATCTTCACCTTCTTCTTCCTGTGGTTCCCTGCCGGTCTGGTACTGTACTGGGTCGTGAACAACTGCCTGTCGATCGCACAGCAGTGGTACATCACCAGCCGTATCGAAGCTGCGAGCAAAAAAGCCGCTGCCTGA